The nucleotide sequence GATGAAGCCGAGTTAGCTGCAATCCGTGAAGTGATTGACAGAGAATACAAGGTAGAAGGCCGCCTTCGAACCGAAGTGGCTTTAAATATCAAGCGTCTTCAGGATATCGGATGCTACCGCGGTCAAAGACACAGAAAGGGTCTCCCGGTACGCGGACAGAGAACTAGGACAAATGCCAGAACACGCAAGGGTAAGAAGAAGACCGTTGCCGGTAAGAAGAAATAATCGTGGTTGGAGGTAATTAAAACATGGCTACTGTAAAGAAAAGAAAAGAAAAGAAAAGCATATATGAAGGCAATGTTTATATTCAAGCAACCTTTAATAACACAATTATTACGATAACCGACTTAAAGGGAAATGTTCTTTCATGGGCATCTTCAGGCGGCTTAGGCTTTGCCGGTGCCAAAAAATCGACACCCTTTGCGGCTCAAACCGTTGCGGAAACAGCTGTACAAAAGTGCCAGCCCTACGGCTTGCATGAAGTTCATGTTTTTGTAAAAGGTCCCGGAGTCGGCCGTGAATCGGCTATCAGAACGCTTGGAACAATGGGATTAAAGGTTCGCTCAATCAGCGATGTAACTCCCATTCCGCACAACGGCTGCCGTCCCAAGAAGACGCGCCGAATATAAGGAGACGTGAATGGCC is from Treponema denticola and encodes:
- the rpsM gene encoding 30S ribosomal protein S13; this encodes MARIAGVDLPNKHVNVSLTYIYGISTSSANKICEATKVDPMKKMNDLDEAELAAIREVIDREYKVEGRLRTEVALNIKRLQDIGCYRGQRHRKGLPVRGQRTRTNARTRKGKKKTVAGKKK
- the rpsK gene encoding 30S ribosomal protein S11, with the protein product MATVKKRKEKKSIYEGNVYIQATFNNTIITITDLKGNVLSWASSGGLGFAGAKKSTPFAAQTVAETAVQKCQPYGLHEVHVFVKGPGVGRESAIRTLGTMGLKVRSISDVTPIPHNGCRPKKTRRI